In the genome of Thalassophryne amazonica chromosome 6, fThaAma1.1, whole genome shotgun sequence, the window agttcatgcaagttttttcaaaactgtgaTTTCAGATGGAATAAGCCTTTGGTGATTTCAGCCGAAAACAAACCTGCACACAGTCTTTCCatatgaagtgatgctgtgtttgtgttgtgcactggcaggctgtccccggaagtggacaagtcccgcgatatcacgcaggggttcaaacgagactatgcTGCCCCATTAAAGAAATGCATATTCAACTCGTGCTGAGAAGCACAAACATTttggtgtgtttgttgttgtttttgttttttttttcttgatctcTTTATTACACTGAATTTATAGGAGGACAATTATATGCAAATCTGGTCTGTTTGAATACCTGAGACACATTTGCCACTGCTAATGTAATGCATGAAAATCTGATTTTGTAGGTCATGGAGTGTTGACTTTTCTGTCCTAATGGGATATGTAAAAGTCCTCTTGTTTTACAGcctgatattttgtttgtttttttcttctttttttccattTCCTCCAACAGTGTTGTTCTTAAATATGAATTTAACATGAAATGATTTCAGCAGGATTTCCTGTTCTGATTTCCTCAAAGAGAATGACATTATTTTTAAAGTGATGTTTTCTTCCTAGTACTACTTTAAAATGTACTATCAGAACCTTCAAAAAGGAATTCAAAGTGTTATGGTCCAGACATTAAGGGAGTCAATTAGATTAGGCATaaacattaatttttattttatttttttgcttcatCTCATCTTTTCAGGTACGCTTGAAACCCCTGATCTGGTCTTGTTTTACCTGCAGCTGTTTCAGCAACACAAACTTTGGAGTCGAGGAGAGGGTGTGAGGCTGCTTGCTCCCCCCATTAGTCTTTGAGGAGGGGGGAGAGGAAGAACAGGGAGCTGTTGTAACCACCCAGAGCATGGGGCAGAAAGTCCCAGGTGGAATAAAGACTATTGACATGCGGGATCCAGCATTCAATCCTCTGAAGCTGGAACTTCAGGCCTTGAATCAGACCAAGCCATCTCGACTGGATCTACTGCTAGACATGCCGCCTGTCAGCCTTGATGTCCAGGTCCAGCACTCATGGAACAATGACGACCGCTCCCTTAACATCTTTGTCAAGGATGATAACAAGCTGGTGTTTCACAGGCATCCTGTGGCGCAGAGTACAGATGCCATCCGGGGCCGTGTTGGCTATACACGGGGACTTCACGTGTGGGAAATCAGCTGGGCCATGCGCCAGAGGGGCACACATGCTGTAGTTGGTGTGGCTACAATCGACGCACCGCTACATTCTGTTGGGTACACAGCCTTGGTAGGGAGCAACTCTGACTCCTGGGGTTGGGATTTGTGCAGGAGTAAACTCTACCATGATGGAAAGAACCTCCCAGGAAAAACTTACCCAGCCTTCCTTGAGCCTGATGATACCTTCATTATCCCAGACTCATTTTTGGTAGTCTTGGACATGGATGAGGGCACTCTGGGTTATATAGTGGATGGACATTATCTTGGGGTGGCCTTCAGAGGACTGAAGGGTAGGAAACTGCATCCAGTGGTCAGTGCTGTGTGGGGACACTGTGAAATACGAATGCGGTACATAAATGGACTTGATCGTAAGTACAAGCTTTTACTTTTTGAAAAATCTGAGGCAAAGCAGTCCCTGTGTACACCTCTTGCTTAAGCAGTGTTTGGTTGATGATTCAGTAAGTAATGTTTCTTTATGCAGTAATCAAAGGTGTAATCATGAAATATTAACCCTCCTTTATAAGAAGACTGTTACAAAGATAAATGGGGTTAATGAAATTAAGCACTAATATTTGAATAAATCAGTTGGTCGATCTAATTATGTGAAGTGGGATGAGTGAAGAGATGCAAGTATTCTGACTTCATAGCCAAAAGTGCATTAATATTTGACTTTAGCCACAAATCACCATTTTGCCTGCAGAGCTTTGTGTCCTGCTATTGGTAAGCAGTCAGACATAATGTCTCTTGACCATAACATATCATAACCATTTGTACTAATCGTACTTCAAtctgttttgttgttgctgctgagGCCTTCCATATAAATCTGTCCTTATGTATTTTAATCTTAAACCAGTATTTGATAATGTGCTCCCCCCTCCAAAAACATTATGGTCATAGACAAATATTAAATGAGCTCAAATTAGACAATTTGTCTGAAATGATAATGAGTTTTCAGTGAGGGGAAAATAGGTGCTTATCAAGTCATGATGTACTATCCATGTGTCCCAAGTGCACTGTGCTCATTAAATTTTATGTTCAGATCCTTTGACCTACTTTTGGGCTGCTGAAAAGTAAGTAGCCTTGTAGAAGCAGTGAcgtgtgggtttttcttttctctccccccccccccccccccccccgtatgtAGAGCGTGGAAGTCCCTGATCCCATATAGTGTTAAGAACCAGTCTAGCAGTTTCCTGTAGCTTGGTGACAGTTAAGGATTATATTCATTACTCTTCaaatgtttcaacatccaaaattagttttgatgaactATAGTTATTTTTGAGCAATTCAAATCTAAAGCAGCACATTGTCTGTGGGGTGTACGGGCTCTAGATAggttagtgtttataaaatgggtaactgacatttttcagcatccattgttcactgttatgtaATATGTAAGCTCTCccctgtttttatgtttttttgaagGTGTATGCATTCacatacacagatgccactttgcttttaatatacagtgaggaaaataagtatttgaacaccctgcggttttgcaagttctcccacttagaaatcatggaagggtctaaaattttcatcttaggtgcatgtccactgtgagagacacagtcttaaaaaaaaaaaaaatccggaaatcccaatgtatgatttttttatttttgtttttttgttttgttttttttgttttgtttttttccatttatttgtatgttactgctgcaaataagtatttgaacaccgacca includes:
- the spsb1 gene encoding SPRY domain-containing SOCS box protein 1; the protein is MGQKVPGGIKTIDMRDPAFNPLKLELQALNQTKPSRLDLLLDMPPVSLDVQVQHSWNNDDRSLNIFVKDDNKLVFHRHPVAQSTDAIRGRVGYTRGLHVWEISWAMRQRGTHAVVGVATIDAPLHSVGYTALVGSNSDSWGWDLCRSKLYHDGKNLPGKTYPAFLEPDDTFIIPDSFLVVLDMDEGTLGYIVDGHYLGVAFRGLKGRKLHPVVSAVWGHCEIRMRYINGLDPEPLSLMDLSRRSVRVALGRERLSEIHRLPLPAALKNYLLYQ